The segment TTAACGCTTCAACTTTATCCGGTTTTCCTGTAACCTGTATGGTTAAGCTATCCTTACTCACATCGATGACGGATGCGCGAAACGGTGTGATGATGCCTTGAATTTCCGCTCGCAATGGGCCATTTCCACCAACTTTTATAAGTGCGAGCTCCCTTGCAACCATTGCTTTATCGGTAATATCCGATACTTTTATGACATCGATTTGTTTATTTAATTGCTTTGTCAATTGTTCCAGCTTCTGTGGATCGCTAACTTCAACGACGAATGTCATTTTGGCTATGCCTTCTGTTTCTGAACTTCCAACAGATATGCTGTCGATATTGAATTGCCGTTTATTCATCATCCCTGTAACCCGGTTGAGAACACCACTTTGGTTTTGAACGGTTGCTATGATAATACGTTTCATTTCGTCACCCCTATCATTTCGTGGATCCCTTTTCCTGGGGCAATCATCGGATAAACACATTCTTTTGGTTCAACTCTGGCATCGACAACAACGGGTCCATCATAGGCAAATATATCTTCAAGCAAACTTTCGACATCATCCTCTTTGTCTACTTTCATACCACGAATACCGTAGCTCTCGGCAAGTTTTACAAAATCCGGGTTCGCTATGATTGATTCCGAATAGCGTTCCCCGTAAAAACTTTCCTGCCACTGTCTAACCATTCCTAATGCTTCGTTGTTGACGATAATAACTTTGACAGGAAGGTTCTTTTCTTTCAGAACGGAAAGCTCCTGTAATGTCATTTGAAATCCGCCATCACCAACCAGGGAAACAACCAAATCATCCGGGGCTCCAAGTTGAGCTCCAATTGCCGCTGGAAAGCCAAACCCCATTGTTCCAAGTCCCCTGAAGTAACCCATCGATTCGGTTTATCAAAAGCGTAATATTGCGCTGCCCACATTTGATGCTGCCCTACGTCTGTTGTGACAATCGCTTCTCCCTTCGACGTGCGGTACACTTGCTCTGTCAGCCATTGCGGGGAAATGACGTCATTGGATCGTTCATACCACAATGGGTAATCTGACCTGTTGTTTTCTAACGTTTCCTTCCAGGCTTGATGATCCGGCTGATCAATGGTGCTATTTAATAATGACTTTAATGCTTCTTTCGCGTCCCCAACTACCGGAATATCTGTCGGAACATTTTTTCCTATTTCTGCCGGGTCAATATCGATATGGGCAACCTTGGCATGTGGTGCGAAATGCTCCAAATTTCCGGTTAGACGGTCATCAAACCTGGCGCCGATATTGATTAATAAGTCAGCTTCATACATTCCCATATTTGCCGCGTATGTCCCGTGCATACCTGCCATCCCTAGTGACAGATCATTGGATCCCGGAAAACCGCCTAGTCCGAGTAATGTATTGGCTACCGGAAGCTGAAATTTTTCCGCAAACTCTTTTAATTCTTCGGAAGCTTTTGCAAATACGATACCTGCGCCTGTCAACAATATCGGCTTTTTGGAACGACTCAGGGCATCTGCCAGTTTCCTGATTTGCAATGGATTGGGCCGTTCTGTCGGCTGGTAGCCCGGCAAATAAAAATCATTGTTGAAGTTAGGTGCGGTAAGTTCTTGTGATATATTTTTCGGAACATCAACAACAACCGGACCCGGACGGCCTGTTGAAGCAATATGAAAAGCTTCTTTTACGATTCTTGGCAGCTCTGAAAGCTCATTAACCTGGTAATTGTACTTC is part of the Virgibacillus sp. NKC19-16 genome and harbors:
- the ilvN gene encoding acetolactate synthase small subunit — translated: MKRIIIATVQNQSGVLNRVTGMMNKRQFNIDSISVGSSETEGIAKMTFVVEVSDPQKLEQLTKQLNKQIDVIKVSDITDKAMVARELALIKVGGNGPLRAEIQGIITPFRASVIDVSKDSLTIQVTGKPDKVEALITLLRPYGIKELTKTGVTAFLRGQQPAKQVTEINSFSI